In Streptomyces qaidamensis, one DNA window encodes the following:
- a CDS encoding OmpA family protein, with product MTTRTRTRTATPRLALVLTAAGLMVATNVYGAVSAHADETPGVPPGTEASASAPVEVDANDPDLKLPEGGTLAEPKVLDIKQVVEDQSGDERREDTNADVKFALQAEVLFGKDSAKLGAEAKARISAIAEEIKTQNATKIRVFGFTDNLGSSAHGDVLSRKRADAVQNVLDQELTDSNVTYEVRGYGEQYPIADNSTETGRKKNRRVEVSFPRTES from the coding sequence ATGACGACCCGCACCCGAACCCGAACGGCGACTCCACGCCTCGCCCTCGTCCTCACCGCCGCCGGCCTCATGGTCGCCACGAACGTCTACGGCGCCGTGTCGGCCCACGCTGACGAAACCCCCGGCGTCCCGCCCGGCACCGAGGCCTCCGCCTCAGCCCCCGTCGAGGTCGACGCCAACGACCCCGACCTCAAACTGCCCGAGGGCGGCACCCTCGCCGAACCCAAGGTCCTCGACATCAAACAGGTCGTCGAAGACCAAAGCGGCGACGAACGCCGGGAAGACACCAACGCCGACGTCAAGTTCGCCCTCCAGGCCGAGGTCCTCTTCGGCAAGGACAGCGCGAAACTCGGCGCCGAGGCGAAGGCCCGGATCTCCGCGATCGCCGAGGAGATCAAGACGCAGAACGCGACGAAGATCCGCGTCTTCGGCTTCACCGACAACCTCGGTTCGTCCGCCCACGGCGACGTCCTGTCCCGCAAACGCGCCGACGCCGTACAGAACGTCCTCGACCAGGAACTGACCGACTCCAACGTCACGTACGAGGTCCGCGGCTACGGCGAGCAGTACCCCATCGCCGACAACTCCACGGAAACCGGCCGCAAGAAGAACCGCCGCGTCGAGGTCTCCTTCCCGCGCACGGAGAGCTGA